A segment of the Serratia fonticola genome:
CGGCCTATTACCTTGGGGTTCATCCGGACTATCGTGGGCGTGGCATTGCCAATGCGTTGATTAACCGGCTGGAGAAAAAGCTGATTGCGCGCGGTTGCCCGAAGATTCAACTGATGGTGCGTGAAGATAACGATACCGTTATTGAGATGTATGAAAAGCTCGGCTACGAGATCCAGGGCATTACCAGCCTGGGTAAGCGCTTGATCGAGGATCAGGAGTACTAGGCTGCGTCCTCCTCCTTGATGATGGGCTTCACGGTCAATTGAGGGCCTGGCAGGGCGGTGGCCATCACCGCCCCGAAACTTCGCTTAAGGCAGCTTTTTGATGGTTTTCACGTCGACTTCCACACTGCTCCAGTCTTTATCCACTTTCCCTTCCAACTGTACCTTGTCTTTCGGGGTAATGGTCTGGCCTTTCCAGCGTTTCTTATCGATCTCGACCGTCAGCGTGCCGGTGGCATCGCGAAAGGTGTAGGTGTCATCGCCCACGCGTTGTTCGATATTACCCTGCAACATCACCCAGGTGTCATCACGCATTGATTTGACCTTGTCCACCGTGGTCAGCGCGGCACTTGGCCCGGAAAACCCGCCCTGCGGGGTGGTTTGTGTTTGCGCCGCGGGCGCGTTGGGATCGAGAAATCCGCCCTGTTGGGCCAGAACCGGTGCGCTGCACAGGGCGATTAATGCGACCAGAATGGTTTTTTTCATCTGAATATTCCTTATCAGTTGTTTACGTCACTGCCCGTGATGGGGATACGGGATGATTAAAGCATAAGGATCTTAAGAGCTTCTTAAGCGAAAGATTGAAAATGAGGAAAGCGGCCACCATTTGAAGGGGTAATCATAGCATGAGCAAGGAATAGCCTTTGAAGGCGTCAAAATACCGGTTTTCTCCAGATGATTACGATCAGCATGGCGTGCTGCGGCTACCGCTGTGGTTTTGGGGCGTCTTAATCCTGCAGGCTCGCACCTGGCTATTGTTCGTGATGGCGAGTACCACACGTGAGCAGGGGCCCGCGTTATTGCAACTGTTCTATCCCGATCCTCAGCGTTTTTGGTACGGTATGGCATTGGGGTTGCCGGCGGCGCTGGCTTTTGTGATTGGTAGCCGACGCCAACAGTGGCCGCGCCTGTGGCGTTGTTGGCGTTGGGTGTTGGCTGTGTCTCTGGCCGCTGCCTTGTCGGGGGCGTTGTACAGCCTGTGGCAGCAAGACAGTAATGAGCCGCCATTGGATATCCTTCTTGCGTTGCTGGATGCGCTGGCATGCGCGTATCTGTTACTGAATCAGCGCCTGAAAGCCTGTTTTATGCCAGTAGACGATCGGGATTAATTGCCCTGTAGTGCGGCACTTTTCGCGATTTACACACTCCAACCTCGCAATTGATGGCGCAGACCGAAGCGTTATGAGAGGCTGAAAACGCCGATGTCTTTGATATTAAGGAGCTATGAATGAATATCCGCCCACTGCTATTAGGGCTACCGTTGCTACTGACCGGCTGTTCGACGTTGTCTAATTTCTCCTGGTCCAGCTTGTCACCGTTCAATTGGTTTGGCGGCAGCGTGGAGGTGAGTGCTAAAGGCGTCGGTGATATTAATGCCGGGACCCCCATGACGGAAACGGCTATCAAGGAAGGCTTGCATAACAACTACCGCATACGCGGTGGAATGGCGACCAGCCACGGTCAGATCGTTTCTTACTATCAGGCGATGGATGGCAGCGATGTGAAACTGGTGATCACCGGTGAACCGAAAGGGCATGTGCAGCGTGTTGACGTGCTGGATGCCGACGTGGCCACCGAATGGGGCAGCAAACTGGGCACACCGTTTAGTGAGTTGTTCAGCAAAGCCTTCGGTGCCTGTAAGCCGGGGGAAGGTGAAGATGTCGGGAAAGTCGAATGTGTCGCCTCGCAAAGCCGCTACGTCAGCTATATCTTCAGCGGTAAATGGGCCGGTCCATTAGACATCATTCCACCGGATGATACTTTGCAGAGCTGGACGGTGAGCAAAATCATCTGGCATGCCAAAGCACAGTAATTTCTCTCACGGGCACGAGGCCTATCGTGCCCGCAAATCCTGCCATTAAATCCCTCTTTTCTTTGCGTTCAGGCAAGGCAATTCCCTTGGAATACGTTATCATAACGCGCGTTTGTAACAGCGAAATCTGTTACCCGATTCAGATATTGAGGATAACGACATGACACAGGTTCAGAGCGGCATTTTGCTGGAACATTGCCGTTTTGGCATTTTTATGGAAGCCATGGTGCAGGGCGAGTTTGCTGATTTGCGCCAGGGCTGCAAGCAGTTCTGTCAGGCGCTTGACGAGCTGCAGCAGCAATTTCCAGATGCCCGTTTAGGCGCAGTCATTGCTTTCGGTTCCGATGTCTGGCACGACCTTTCCAGCGGCCAGGGTGCCAAAGAGCTGAAGCCGTTTACACCGCTGGGCAAAGGCCTGGCACCGGCGACGCAACGCGACATGTTGATCCATATCCAGTCTTTGCGTCATGACGTCAATTTCACCTTGGCGCAGGCGGCACTGGCGGCGTTTGGCAATGCTATCCGCATTGAGGAAGAGACCCACGGTTTCCGCTGGGTGGAAGAACGTGATCTGAGTGGCTTTATCGACGGCACTGAAAATCCGCAGGGCGAACAGCGCCCGGTAGTGGCGGTGATCGGCGAAGGTGAAGAAGACGAAGGGGGCAGTTATGTGCTGGTTCAGCGTTACGAGCACAACCTGCGTCAGTGGCAGCGCTTCAGCACCGAACAGCAGGAGCAGATTATTGGCCGTACCAAAAAAGACAGCGAAGAGCTGCCGCCTGAGCAACGGCCAGACACCTCTCACGTTAGCCGCGTCGATCTGAAAGAAGACGGCAAAGGGCTGAAAATTTTGCGCCAAAGCCTGCCTTATGGCACAGCCAGCGGCAAACATGGCCTGTACTTCATCGCCTATTGCGCCCGTCTGCACAACATTGAAAAACAGTTGCTGAGTATGTTTGGCGACCTGGACGGTAAACACGACGCCTTATTGCGTTTCAGCCGCCCGGTCACTGGCAGCTACTACTTCGCACCGTCGTTGACACGTCTGCTGTCGCTTTGATGCCTCGGTGTCCCTCGGTTGAGGGACACTACGCCCGTCACCCGTTATCTCTCTTCTGCGGTAAACCGCGCGCCTCCTGCCTTATAGCGTTTAATGCTTGTAAATCACCAAACGGTATATAAAAGCGTTACAGATCTGCATCAAGTTATAAATACACTGGTCAACATCAGGGCGTAAGCCCGTCGGTTTGGCTGAGTGATAAGGTGCAGAATGAAACATACCCGGGTTAAAAACAGAATGCTGAAAGGTTGGCTGGTGGCCGCATTATTCGCCAGCGGCAGCGCCTGTGCGGCTGAGCTGCTCAACAGCTCTTATGATGTTTCCCGTGAACTGTTTTCTGCCCTGAACCCTGGCTTTGAGCAGCAATGGAATCAACAGCATCCCAACGATAAGCTGACGATAAAACAATCTCACGCCGGTTCTTCTAAACAGGCGTTGGCTATTTTGCAAGGTCTGCGTGCCGATGTGGTGACCTATAACCAGGTCAGCGATGTGCAGATCCTGCACGATCGCGGTCAACTGATCCCGGCAGATTGGCAGCAACGTTTGCCAAATAACAGCTCACCCTTCTATTCCACCATGGCGTTTCTGGTCCGTAAGGACAACCCAAAAGGCATCCACAGCTGGAGCGATCTGGTGCGTGACGATGTGAAACTGGTGTTCCCGAACCCGAAAACCTCCGGTAATGGCCGTTATACCTATCTGGCTGCCTGGGGGGCCGCCAGCCAGGCGGACGGCAACGATCAGGCTAAAACCCGTGAATTCATGACGCGTTTCCTGAAAAACGTGGTGGTATTTGATACCGGCGGTCGTGGTGCGACCACCACCTTTGTTGAACGCGGCCTGGGTGATGTATTGATCAGCTTTGAATCGGAAGTGAACAACATCCGTAAGCAGTACGGTGAAGACAAATATGACGTTATCGTCCCGCCGGTAGATATTCTGGCGGAGTTCCCGGTGGCCTGGGTTGACAAAAACGTCGAGAAAAACGGCACCGAGCAAGCGGCAAAAGCCTACCTGAACTATCTCTACAGCCCAGCGGCACAACAGGTGATCACCAGCTTCTATTATCGTGTGTATGACCAACAGGCGATGGCTGCGGCCAAAGGCCAGTTCCCTGAGACCAAACTGTTCCGTGTGGAAGACCAATTTGGTGGTTGGCCGCAGGTGATGAGTACGCACTTCGCTACCGGTGGTGAGTTGGATCAACTGTTAGCAGCAGGGCACAAGTAATGTTTGCGATGGCCAGCAAGCGGGTTTTGCCGGGGTTCACCTTAAGCCTGGGCAGCAGCCTGCTTTATACCTGCCTGATTTTGCTGTTGCCCCTCAGTGCGCTGGTGATGCAATTGGCACAGATGAGTCTGGCACAGTATTGGCAGGTGATCACCAATCCACAGGTCGTGGCAGCGTATAAAGTGACGCTGCTGGCAGCGGGGGTGGCCAGTATTTTCAATGCGGTGTTCGGCATGCTGATGGCCTGGATCCTCACCCGCTATCAGTTTCCTGGCCGTTCGCTGCTGGATGGTCTGATGGATCTGCCGTTTGCGTTGCCGACGGCGGTGGCGGGTTTGACCCTGGCCGGGCTGTTTTCCACCACCGGTTGGTACGGCCAGTGGCTGGCTCACTTTGATATCAAGGTGTCCTTCACCTGGTTGGGGATTGCGGTGGCGATGGCGTTCACCAGTATTCCTTTCGTGGTGCGTACGGTGCAGCCGGTGCTGGAAGAGCTGGGGCCGGAATATGAAGAGGCAGCTGAAACGCTGGGGGCAACCCGCTGGCAGAGTTTCCGCCGCGTCGTCTTGCCGGAAGTTGCACCTGCGCTGCTGGCGGGCACGGCACTGTCATTTACCCGCAGCCTGGGGGAGTTTGGTGCGGTGATCTTCATCGCGGGCAACATCGCCTGGAAAACCGAAGTGACCTCATTGATGATTTTTGTGCGCTTACAGGAGTTTGATTACCCGGCAGCCACTGCGATTGCCTCGGTGATCCTGGCGGCATCCTTGCTGCTGCTGTTTGCGATTAATACCTTGCAGAGCCGCTTTGGCCGACGGATCGGGGGGCACTGATGGCTGACATTACCGCGCTAAACGGCGCAGAGCGCCCACGTGTGAATTGGGGAAAATGGACGTTGATTGCCATCGGCGCACTGTTCTCGATCCTGCTGCTGGTCGTACCGATGGTGATGATCTTTATCGAGGCATTCTCCTCCGGGGCTGGTGCCGTATGGCAAAACCTGTCAGACCCGGACATGCTGCATGCTATCTGGCTGACGGTGCTGGTGGCACTGATCACCGTGCCGGTCAATCTGGTATTCGGGACGTTACTGGCCTGGCTGGTCACGCGTTTTACCTTTCCAGGGCGTCAACTGCTGCTCACGCTGTTTGATATGCCCTTTGCGGTATCGCCCGTGGTAGCGGGGTTGCTGTACCTGCTGTTTTACGGCACCAACGGGCCGATTGGCGGTTGGCTGGATGCCCATAACATCCAGTTGATGTTCGCCTGGCCGGGCATGGTGCTGGTGACGGTATTTGTCACCTGTCCATTTGTCGTGCGCGAGCTGGTGCCGCTGATGATGAGCCAGGGCAGCCAGGAAGACGAAGCTGCCGTGTTGTTGGGGGCGTCGGGTTGGCAGATGTTCCGCCGCGTAACCTTGCCGAACATCCGCTGGGCTTTGCTTTACGGTGTGGTGTTGACCAACGCCCGTGCAATCGGGGAGTTTGGGGCAGTATCGGTGGTTTCCGGCTCCATCCGTGGCGAGACCTATACCTTGCCACTGCAAGTTGAATTACTGCATCAGGATTACAACACCGCCGGGGCGTTTACCGCTGCGGCCCTGCTGACCCTGATGGCGATAGTGACCTTATTTCTGAAAAGCGGACTGCAATGGCGCCTGGCGCGCCAGAATGCGCGTCTCGAACGGGAGGAAAATCATGAGCATTGAGATTAACGGCATCAATAAATTTTTCGGTCGTACCAAGGTATTGAACGATATCTCGCTCGATATTCCTTCCGGTGAGATGGTGGCGCTGCTGGGCCCGTCGGGTTCCGGCAAGACGACCTTGCTGCGCATTATCGCCGGGCTTGAAAGCCAGAGCGGGGGCAAACTGGGATTTCATGGCACAGATGTGAGCCGGGTGCACGCGCGCGATCGTCGCGTTGGCTTCGTGTTCCAGCATTACGCGCTGTTCCGCCATATGACGGTCTTTGACAACATTGCTTTTGGCCTGAGCGTGCTGCCACGCCGTGAGCGCCCGAATGCGGCGGCGATCAAACAAAAGGTTGAGCAACTGCTGGAGATGGTGCAGTTGGGGCATCTGGCAAACCGCTATCCTTCGCAGCTTTCCGGCGGGCAGAAGCAGCGTGTTGCTCTGGCGCGTGCGCTGGCGGTTGAGCCACAGATTCTGCTGCTGGATGAGCCTTTCGGTGCGCTGGATGCTCAGGTGCGAAAAGAGCTGCGCCGCTGGCTGCGCCAACTGCATGAGGAGCTGAAATTCACCAGCGTATTTGTTACCCACGATCAGGAAGAGGCGATGGAAGTGGCCGATCGTATCGTGGTGATGAGCCAGGGCAATATCGAACAGGTGGGTTCGCCGACCGAAATCATGCGCGAACCGGCAACCCGCTTCGTGCTGGAGTTTATGGGCGAGGTGAACCGCCTGAACGGCGAAATCCGTGGTTCGCAACTGTTTGTGGGCGCTCACCAGTGGCCTCTTTCCTTCCAGCCAATGCATCAGGGCAGCGTCGAGCTGTTCCTGCGCCCGTGGGAAATGGAAGTCAGCACCGAAAGCAGCGCCCGTTGCCCATTGCCGGTGCAGGTGCTCGAGATCAGCCCGCGTGGCCATTTCTGGCAACTGACCGTGCAGCCTATTGGCTGGCATCAGGAACCGATCAGCGTGATCCTGGCAGAGGGCAATGCTGCGCCAGCGCGCGGTGCCCGTTATTACGTTGGCAGCCTTAATGCCCGTCTTTATGCTGGCGATCAACTGTTACAACCGGTTGCGTTGGCGAAAAGCGCCTGATAATTTCTAACCTATACCTATTTTAAGGCAACCTTGGGTTGCCTTTTTACATTACGCACAGGCAAAGACAGTGACAACGTTGGAACAATGCATAGGGAACACCCCGTTAGTAAAACTACAACGGCTGGCTGAAGGGCTGGACAGTGAAGTCTGGGTCAAGCTTGAGGGCAACAATCCGGCAGGTTCGGTGAAAGATCGTGCCGCGTTGGGGATGGTCCAGCAGGCAGAACTGCGCGGTGAAATCAAACTGGGTGACACGCTTATCGAGGCCACCAGTGGCAATACCGGGATTGCTCTGGCCATGATTTGCGCCATGAAGGGCTATACCCTGAAACTGCTGATGCCGGAAAACATGAGTATGGAGCGCC
Coding sequences within it:
- a CDS encoding GNAT family acetyltransferase, which gives rise to MEIRVFRQDDFEEVITLWERCDLLRPWNDPEMDIERKLNHDPDLFLVAEVGGEVVGSVMGGYDGHRGSAYYLGVHPDYRGRGIANALINRLEKKLIARGCPKIQLMVREDNDTVIEMYEKLGYEIQGITSLGKRLIEDQEY
- a CDS encoding YgiW/YdeI family stress tolerance OB fold protein; the protein is MKKTILVALIALCSAPVLAQQGGFLDPNAPAAQTQTTPQGGFSGPSAALTTVDKVKSMRDDTWVMLQGNIEQRVGDDTYTFRDATGTLTVEIDKKRWKGQTITPKDKVQLEGKVDKDWSSVEVDVKTIKKLP
- a CDS encoding DUF2919 domain-containing protein, translated to MKASKYRFSPDDYDQHGVLRLPLWFWGVLILQARTWLLFVMASTTREQGPALLQLFYPDPQRFWYGMALGLPAALAFVIGSRRQQWPRLWRCWRWVLAVSLAAALSGALYSLWQQDSNEPPLDILLALLDALACAYLLLNQRLKACFMPVDDRD
- a CDS encoding RpoE-regulated lipoprotein translates to MNIRPLLLGLPLLLTGCSTLSNFSWSSLSPFNWFGGSVEVSAKGVGDINAGTPMTETAIKEGLHNNYRIRGGMATSHGQIVSYYQAMDGSDVKLVITGEPKGHVQRVDVLDADVATEWGSKLGTPFSELFSKAFGACKPGEGEDVGKVECVASQSRYVSYIFSGKWAGPLDIIPPDDTLQSWTVSKIIWHAKAQ
- a CDS encoding Dyp-type peroxidase, which translates into the protein MTQVQSGILLEHCRFGIFMEAMVQGEFADLRQGCKQFCQALDELQQQFPDARLGAVIAFGSDVWHDLSSGQGAKELKPFTPLGKGLAPATQRDMLIHIQSLRHDVNFTLAQAALAAFGNAIRIEEETHGFRWVEERDLSGFIDGTENPQGEQRPVVAVIGEGEEDEGGSYVLVQRYEHNLRQWQRFSTEQQEQIIGRTKKDSEELPPEQRPDTSHVSRVDLKEDGKGLKILRQSLPYGTASGKHGLYFIAYCARLHNIEKQLLSMFGDLDGKHDALLRFSRPVTGSYYFAPSLTRLLSL
- a CDS encoding sulfate ABC transporter substrate-binding protein, with amino-acid sequence MKHTRVKNRMLKGWLVAALFASGSACAAELLNSSYDVSRELFSALNPGFEQQWNQQHPNDKLTIKQSHAGSSKQALAILQGLRADVVTYNQVSDVQILHDRGQLIPADWQQRLPNNSSPFYSTMAFLVRKDNPKGIHSWSDLVRDDVKLVFPNPKTSGNGRYTYLAAWGAASQADGNDQAKTREFMTRFLKNVVVFDTGGRGATTTFVERGLGDVLISFESEVNNIRKQYGEDKYDVIVPPVDILAEFPVAWVDKNVEKNGTEQAAKAYLNYLYSPAAQQVITSFYYRVYDQQAMAAAKGQFPETKLFRVEDQFGGWPQVMSTHFATGGELDQLLAAGHK
- the cysT gene encoding sulfate/thiosulfate ABC transporter permease CysT, yielding MFAMASKRVLPGFTLSLGSSLLYTCLILLLPLSALVMQLAQMSLAQYWQVITNPQVVAAYKVTLLAAGVASIFNAVFGMLMAWILTRYQFPGRSLLDGLMDLPFALPTAVAGLTLAGLFSTTGWYGQWLAHFDIKVSFTWLGIAVAMAFTSIPFVVRTVQPVLEELGPEYEEAAETLGATRWQSFRRVVLPEVAPALLAGTALSFTRSLGEFGAVIFIAGNIAWKTEVTSLMIFVRLQEFDYPAATAIASVILAASLLLLFAINTLQSRFGRRIGGH
- the cysW gene encoding sulfate/thiosulfate ABC transporter permease CysW → MADITALNGAERPRVNWGKWTLIAIGALFSILLLVVPMVMIFIEAFSSGAGAVWQNLSDPDMLHAIWLTVLVALITVPVNLVFGTLLAWLVTRFTFPGRQLLLTLFDMPFAVSPVVAGLLYLLFYGTNGPIGGWLDAHNIQLMFAWPGMVLVTVFVTCPFVVRELVPLMMSQGSQEDEAAVLLGASGWQMFRRVTLPNIRWALLYGVVLTNARAIGEFGAVSVVSGSIRGETYTLPLQVELLHQDYNTAGAFTAAALLTLMAIVTLFLKSGLQWRLARQNARLEREENHEH
- the cysA gene encoding sulfate/thiosulfate ABC transporter ATP-binding protein CysA, whose amino-acid sequence is MSIEINGINKFFGRTKVLNDISLDIPSGEMVALLGPSGSGKTTLLRIIAGLESQSGGKLGFHGTDVSRVHARDRRVGFVFQHYALFRHMTVFDNIAFGLSVLPRRERPNAAAIKQKVEQLLEMVQLGHLANRYPSQLSGGQKQRVALARALAVEPQILLLDEPFGALDAQVRKELRRWLRQLHEELKFTSVFVTHDQEEAMEVADRIVVMSQGNIEQVGSPTEIMREPATRFVLEFMGEVNRLNGEIRGSQLFVGAHQWPLSFQPMHQGSVELFLRPWEMEVSTESSARCPLPVQVLEISPRGHFWQLTVQPIGWHQEPISVILAEGNAAPARGARYYVGSLNARLYAGDQLLQPVALAKSA